One Castanea sativa cultivar Marrone di Chiusa Pesio chromosome 4, ASM4071231v1 DNA window includes the following coding sequences:
- the LOC142633095 gene encoding bidirectional sugar transporter N3-like, translating into MAPHQTLTFAFGLLGNVISFMVFLAPLPTFYQIYKKKSTAGFQSLPYVVALFSSMLWIYYALIKMDAKLLITINAVGCIIETIYLGVFLFYATKNARILTLKLLLLLNVLGFGLMLLLTLFLAKGSQRLQIIGWICLVFNLCVFAAPLCIMRQVIRTKSVEYMPFPLSFFLTLGAVMWFFYGFLLKDYYIALPNTVGFIFGIFQMSLYLFYKNAKKMILEEPKLQQLSEHIIDVVKLGTIGCPELNPVAALINVNGNDHANGDISEKEKAEETNKRKDDQSASC; encoded by the exons ATGGCCCCTCACCAAACTTTGACTTTTGCTTTTGGGCTTCTAG GCAACGTCATTTCATTTATGGTCTTCCTAGCTCCACT GCCaacattttatcaaatataCAAGAAGAAATCTACTGCAGGATTTCAATCACTTCCATATGTGGTAGCACTCTTCAGTTCAATGCTGTGGATCTATTATGCATTGATTAAGATGGATGCAAAGCTTCTCATCACCATAAACGCAGTTGGCTGCATAATCGAAACAATCTACCTCGGTGTCTTCTTATTTTATGCAACCAAGAATGCCAGG ATCCTGACTCTGAAGCTTTTACTTCTGTTAAACGTTTTGGGGTTTGGCCTCATGCTTCTACTTACTCTCTTCCTGGCAAAAGGCTCCCAGCGTTTACAAATTATTGGATGGATTTGTTTGGTATTCAACCTATGTGTATTTGCTGCCCCACTTTGTATCATG AGGCAAGTCATAAGAACCAAGAGCGTGGAGTACATGCCATTTCCCTTATCTTTCTTCCTTACCTTAGGTGCAGTGATGTGGTTCTTTTATGGCTTTCTTCTCAAGGACTATTACATTGCT CTTCCAAATACTGTGGGATTTATCTTCGGCATATTTCAGATGAGCCTCTACTTATTTTACAAGAATGCCAAAAAGATGATTCTGGAGGAGCCGAAGCTGCAACAATTATCTGAGCACATCATTGATGTAGTTAAGCTAGGCACAATTGGGTGTCCAGAACTGAATCCTGTAGCTGCACTTATAAATGTTAATGGAAATGACCATGCAAATGGAGATATAAGTGAGAAGGAAAAAGCAGAAGAAACCAATAAACGCAAGGATGATCAGTCAGCTAGCTGTTAA